A part of Tigriopus californicus strain San Diego chromosome 10, Tcal_SD_v2.1, whole genome shotgun sequence genomic DNA contains:
- the LOC131887938 gene encoding LOW QUALITY PROTEIN: uncharacterized protein LOC131887938 (The sequence of the model RefSeq protein was modified relative to this genomic sequence to represent the inferred CDS: deleted 2 bases in 1 codon), whose amino-acid sequence MSICESEENRKKLAWLVPGYILLAWFLCVLFSSSMNFDYSRQANSLTSTNYDIVYLDEDDLAGRSVCQKNGTVIKLNHGAQSAVIIRLGRHNYHYRPFNCTIQIEAGPSLDGISAVVELMDLREHEDDYRQPGGHWGSSVCVDYVEAYTDKSQVRNKLCGEWDVSTTERLNSHGPKQTLVGYCYDDRSGHSCESKSITLKTVIDARGDLAGKFGLNDESECPVNGIAHWSISTMTLLIVIYLSIVLILVVITMLLLKWHKSLRAPMEMITEAQARRHNGDISGASMITTGLPDGSTATEARSGTVSIMVMYRPPKPNGEGEQEVFEPPPSYESIFLRDNPPNYNMLRVDIPSNGEVTTSHNDLPLREIHQANALVIQSGSGYEPISASDSSPIATPRSHSPAQSSTPTQRTPSGEVPTNDDHSIRLAQYNATPKTTPTLASSTSCANDFNPESGLK is encoded by the exons ATGTCGATTTGTGAGAGTGAAGAGAATCGTAAGAAATTGGCATGGTTAGTGCCAGGATACATTCTTCTGGCTTGGTTTCTCTGTGTCCTTTTCTCATCTTCCATGAATTTTGATTACTCTCGTCAAG CCAACTCCTTGACTTCCACCAACTACGATATCGTATACCTCGATGAAGATGACTTAGCCGGGAGATCGGTGTGCCAGAAGAACGGAACAGTGATCAAGTTGAATCATGGGGCTCAATCTGCAGTGATCATTCGTCTTGGGCGACACAACTATCACTACCGCCCTTTTAATTGCACCATTCAAATCGAGGCTGGACCTTCCTTGGATGGAATATCGGCTGTGGTTGAATTGATGGATCTCCGTGAACATGAGGATGACTATCGCCAACCTGGAGGCCACTGGGGTTCGTCCGTGTGTGTTGATTACGTTGAGGCCTACACGGACAAATCGCAAGTTCGCAATAAGTTGTGCGGGGAATGGGACGTGTCTACAACAGAACGCCTGAATAGCCATGGTCCTAAGCAGACCCTGGTGGGCTATTGCTATGATGATCGATCAGGTCATAGCTGTGAATCCAAAAGCATCACTCTCAAGACCGTCATTGACGCCCGTGGAGATCTAGCGGGGAAATTCGGCCTGAA TGATGAGTCAGAATGCCCCGTGAATGGGATTGCTCATTGGTCGATCTCCACTATGACCTTGTTGATCGTCATTTACTTGTCCATAGTGTTGATTCTGGTGGTTATCACGATGCTCTTACTTAAGTGGCACAAATCCCTTCGGGCTCCCATGGAGATGATCACGGAAGCCCAAGCCCGACGTCACAATGGGGACATCTCCGGGGCCAGTATGATCACCACCGGATTGCCAGATGGAAGCACTGCCACAGAAGCCCGAAGTGGCACGGTCTCCATCATGGTCATGTATCGACCCCCCAAGCCGAATGGTGAAGGCGAGCAGGAAGTCTTTGAGCCTCCTCCCTCCTATGAAAGTATTTTTCTGAGGGATAACCCACCCAACTATAACATGCTACGCGTCGATATACCGAGTAATGGCGAAGTCACCACATCCCATAACGATTTGCCTTTACGAGAGATTCATCAAGCCAATGCTTTAGTCATCCAATCCGGGTCGGGCTATGAACCGATTAGCGCTTCCGATTCTTCCCCAATTGCCACTCCTCGGTCTCATTCGCCCGCTCAATCTTCCACACCAACACAGCGCACTCCCTCGGGTGAAGTGCCGACCAACGACGATCACTCCATTCGTTTGGCGCAATACAATGCAACGCCCAAAACAACTCCCACCCTAGCTAGTTCCACTTCTTGTGCAAATGACTTCAATCCAGAGAGTGGTCTCAAGTAA
- the LOC131887930 gene encoding uncharacterized protein LOC131887930 isoform X1, translating into MSASVPGHRGGAPIVNHGSVGLARRARPLHPPSPSSISGSHSGTPFLDQNLRITVKGGQGVERVIEYAEPTLSSVSSSPPVPVPAPAPISSEKRSIDSKNGTTPNLSLESGLNEVVGRLAQLGQLRWQEKAQVRLTHFENWAEFWVMRAEAQDLLGRLINEPLAAALAPVQDPPFPGMKFIIRSPTHGLVRVEIEAVKKKGIIEVSLMDVGVVEMIKVEALLVMPPLLLEVPALAVHCKYVKTKEVPQVKQLDQTHFTIECQGWNEEGDVMVVDIPDIIQLYSSKDSFKPVPAFEVESSDLEYEDAVEEVKNSQDEPIGIPSQDSSFSQIPRSFDADPVAPLKSGKDKKLSGKRPFAIPTIPPLPIRSSPEMLSAGTLRRNIDSFVIPETVSPFDPTQCIPSDEFVVVHVIDVQAFDSILVTYQNNEIEVNIQGLHVGHGYNPSDDEWNCRAVQCLKNLLLDQDVVGNLMVKRTAHNSFGVAFQKLEVECQLFDENVASMLNELGDGLFSLAEVTNAFHIHDLPPLEDFNTIKDSVFKFSCITNFTDAIFVKLKKHEETLKKMESLIAKVDRKPIEKSSLSEGLLVLAEYEYSLYRACVKHWDDDDIVQVLFIDHGNEKSYCVGDLYVLPEQFMDYAQFCHLVQLKWVERKEMTDMEMVRSLKLLNGTDGDLKLALSHITKDGMPVVTPRSKANRYLMADFKNIVLDVGLSIHNRAEDLGCPSAKGVIQGVIIRVCEEDPSVFYLVPDENLELGIEINRRLAKFYASHSRPDLYVPSESEVLAYRDEGNNFYRVIAKNVDEESVTCYFIDYGLEEEVEPCDLFPLITNVEDYAQLALICRVVETSVLKQIARSQRYLVEVVEKDCNHVRVNVLEHVP; encoded by the exons ATGTCGGCCTCAGTCCCCGGCCATCGAGGTGGGGCCCCGATTGTCAATCATGGATCCGTTGGTCTGGCTCGTCGAGCTCGTCCTCTCCACCCTCCATCTCCATCCAGTATTAGTGGCAGCCACTCCGGCACGCCGTTTTTGGATCAGAATCTCCGCATCACGGTCAAGGGAGGCCAAGGCGTGGAGCGGGTCATTGAGTATGCCGAACCGACCCTCTCCAGCGTCTCCTCATCGCCTCCTGTCCCCGTCCCCGCCCCCGCCCCCATATCATCCGAAAAACGTTCGATTGATTCGAAGAATGGGACCACGCCCAACTTGTCCCTTGAATCCGGATTGAATGAGGTGGTGGGTCGATTAGCTCAGTTGGGCCAATTGCGATGGCAGGAAAAGGCCCAGGTTCGGTTAAcccactttgaaaattgggccGAGTTTTGGGTTATGCGGGCAGAGGCTCAAGATTTATTGGGCCGCCTTATCAACGAGCCTTTGGCGGCAGCCTTGGCCCCGGTCCAGGACCCGCCTTTCCCCGGTATGAAGTTCATCATTCGATCCCCCACGCATGGATTGGTCCGGGTTGAAATTGAGGCCGTCAAGAAGAAAGGCATAATTGAAGTCTCGCTGATGGATGTGGGTGTAGTTGAGATGATCAAGGTTGAGGCTTTGTTGGTCATGCCACCGCTTTTGTTGGAGGTGCCTGCATTAGCTGTGCATTGTAAGTACGTGAAAACCAAGGAGGTTCCCCAGGTGAAGCAACTCGATCAAACTCATTTCACTATCGAGTGTCAAGGCTGGAACGAAGAAGGTGATGTGATGGTGGTTGATATCCCAGATATCATTCAGTTGTATAGTTCGAAAGATTCCTTTAAACCGGTGCCAGCCTTTGAGGTAGAATCATCCGACTTGGAGTATGAGGATGCGGTGGAAGAGGTCAAGAACAGCCAAGACGAACCGATTGGAATTCCTTCACAGGACAGTTCTTTCAGTCAAATCCCAAGAAGTTTTGATGCGGATCCAGTGGCTCCTCTCAAATCGGGAAAAGACAAGAAACTTTCGGGGAAAAGACCCTTTGCTATTCCCACAATTCCCCCTCTTCCAATCCGGTCCTCGCCCGAAATGCTAAGTGCCGGTACGTTAAGACGAAATATCGACTCTTTTGTGATACCCGAAACTGTTTCACCTTTCGATCCAACTCAGTGCATTCCTAGTGATGAATTTGTGGTCGTTCACGTGATTGACGTGCAAGCCTTTGACTCCATTTTGGTGACCTATCAAAATAACGAGATAGAAGTCAATATTCAAGGCCTTCATGTTGGGCATGGTTACAATCCAAGCGATGATGAGTGGAATTGCCGGGCCGTGCAGTGCCTGAAAAACTTGCTTTTGGACCAAGATGTGGTGGGAAACTTGATGGTTAAGCGAACCGCCCATAACTCATTTGGtgttgcttttcaaaaactggaagTAGAATGTCAGCTCTTCGACGAGAATGTCGCAAGTATGCTCAACGAGTTGGGCGATGGTCTATTTTCCTTGGCTGAAGTTACCAATGCGTTTCATATCCATGACCTTCCCCCTTTGGAGGACTTCAACACAATCAAGGACTccgttttcaaattttcttgcaTCACAA ACTTTACAGATGCTATCTTTGTCAAGTTGAAAAAGCATGAGGAAACCTTGAAAAAGATGGAATCTTTGATTGCAAAGGTCGACCGCAAACCAATCGAGAAGTCATCTTTGTCAGAAGGCCTTCTGGTGTTAGCCGA aTATGAATACTCATTGTATCGAGCCTGTGTGAAACATTGGGATGACGACGATATTGTCCAAGTTCTATTCATTGATCACGGGAACGAAAAGTCGTATTGTGTGGGAGACCTGTACGTCTTGCCGGAGCAGTTCATGGATTATGCTCAATTCTGCCATCTAGTTCAATTGAAATGGGTGGAACGGAAGGAAATGACCGACATGGAAATGGTCCGGTCTCTAAAATTGCTGAACGGAACAGATGGTGATTTGAAACTGGCACTTTCCCATATAACCAAAGATGGAATGCCCGTGGTGACCCCCAGATCGAAAGCAAATCGATATCTCATGGcagatttcaaaaacattgtccTTGACGTGGGCCTTAGCATACACAATCGAGCCGAAGACCTCGGTTGTCCATCGGCGAAAGGTGTCATTCAAGGCGTTATTATTCGGGTTTGTGAGGAGGATCCTTCCGTATTCTACCTGGTGCCGGATGAAAATCTCGAATTAGGCATCGAGATCAATCGGAGATTGGCCAAGTTCTACGCATCCCATTCTAGGCCTGACCTTTACGTTCCATCCGAGTCGGAGGTGTTGGCGTACCGCGACGAAGGCAATAATTTCTATCGGGTGATCGCCAAAAATGTGGACGAAGAATCGGTCACATGTTATTTCATCGACTACGGGCTAGAAGAAGAAGTCGAACCTTGTGATCTGTTTCCCCTCATCACGAACGTCGAGGATTATGCCCAATTAGCCCTTATTTGCCGAGTGGTCGAGACATCGGTCCTGAAGCAAATAGCAAGGTCCCAAAGGTATTTGGTGGAGGTTGTCGAAAAAGATTGCAATCATGTGCGGGTTAATGTCTTGGAACATGTACCTTGA
- the LOC131887930 gene encoding uncharacterized protein LOC131887930 isoform X2, whose translation MSASVPGHRGGAPIVNHGSVGLARRARPLHPPSPSSISGSHSGTPFLDQNLRITVKGGQGVERVIEYAEPTLSSVSSSPPVPVPAPAPISSEKRSIDSKNGTTPNLSLESGLNEVVGRLAQLGQLRWQEKAQVRLTHFENWAEFWVMRAEAQDLLGRLINEPLAAALAPVQDPPFPGMKFIIRSPTHGLVRVEIEAVKKKGIIEVSLMDVGVVEMIKVEALLVMPPLLLEVPALAVHCKYVKTKEVPQVKQLDQTHFTIECQGWNEEGDVMVVDIPDIIQLYSSKDSFKPVPAFEVESSDLEYEDAVEEVKNSQDEPIGIPSQDSSFSQIPRSFDADPVAPLKSGKDKKLSGKRPFAIPTIPPLPIRSSPEMLSAGTLRRNIDSFVIPETVSPFDPTQCIPSDEFVVVHVIDVQAFDSILVTYQNNEIEVNIQGLHVGHGYNPSDDEWNCRAVQCLKNLLLDQDVVGNLMVKRTAHNSFGVAFQKLEVECQLFDENVASMLNELGDGLFSLAEVTNAFHIHDLPPLEDFNTIKDSVFKFSCITNAIFVKLKKHEETLKKMESLIAKVDRKPIEKSSLSEGLLVLAEYEYSLYRACVKHWDDDDIVQVLFIDHGNEKSYCVGDLYVLPEQFMDYAQFCHLVQLKWVERKEMTDMEMVRSLKLLNGTDGDLKLALSHITKDGMPVVTPRSKANRYLMADFKNIVLDVGLSIHNRAEDLGCPSAKGVIQGVIIRVCEEDPSVFYLVPDENLELGIEINRRLAKFYASHSRPDLYVPSESEVLAYRDEGNNFYRVIAKNVDEESVTCYFIDYGLEEEVEPCDLFPLITNVEDYAQLALICRVVETSVLKQIARSQRYLVEVVEKDCNHVRVNVLEHVP comes from the exons ATGTCGGCCTCAGTCCCCGGCCATCGAGGTGGGGCCCCGATTGTCAATCATGGATCCGTTGGTCTGGCTCGTCGAGCTCGTCCTCTCCACCCTCCATCTCCATCCAGTATTAGTGGCAGCCACTCCGGCACGCCGTTTTTGGATCAGAATCTCCGCATCACGGTCAAGGGAGGCCAAGGCGTGGAGCGGGTCATTGAGTATGCCGAACCGACCCTCTCCAGCGTCTCCTCATCGCCTCCTGTCCCCGTCCCCGCCCCCGCCCCCATATCATCCGAAAAACGTTCGATTGATTCGAAGAATGGGACCACGCCCAACTTGTCCCTTGAATCCGGATTGAATGAGGTGGTGGGTCGATTAGCTCAGTTGGGCCAATTGCGATGGCAGGAAAAGGCCCAGGTTCGGTTAAcccactttgaaaattgggccGAGTTTTGGGTTATGCGGGCAGAGGCTCAAGATTTATTGGGCCGCCTTATCAACGAGCCTTTGGCGGCAGCCTTGGCCCCGGTCCAGGACCCGCCTTTCCCCGGTATGAAGTTCATCATTCGATCCCCCACGCATGGATTGGTCCGGGTTGAAATTGAGGCCGTCAAGAAGAAAGGCATAATTGAAGTCTCGCTGATGGATGTGGGTGTAGTTGAGATGATCAAGGTTGAGGCTTTGTTGGTCATGCCACCGCTTTTGTTGGAGGTGCCTGCATTAGCTGTGCATTGTAAGTACGTGAAAACCAAGGAGGTTCCCCAGGTGAAGCAACTCGATCAAACTCATTTCACTATCGAGTGTCAAGGCTGGAACGAAGAAGGTGATGTGATGGTGGTTGATATCCCAGATATCATTCAGTTGTATAGTTCGAAAGATTCCTTTAAACCGGTGCCAGCCTTTGAGGTAGAATCATCCGACTTGGAGTATGAGGATGCGGTGGAAGAGGTCAAGAACAGCCAAGACGAACCGATTGGAATTCCTTCACAGGACAGTTCTTTCAGTCAAATCCCAAGAAGTTTTGATGCGGATCCAGTGGCTCCTCTCAAATCGGGAAAAGACAAGAAACTTTCGGGGAAAAGACCCTTTGCTATTCCCACAATTCCCCCTCTTCCAATCCGGTCCTCGCCCGAAATGCTAAGTGCCGGTACGTTAAGACGAAATATCGACTCTTTTGTGATACCCGAAACTGTTTCACCTTTCGATCCAACTCAGTGCATTCCTAGTGATGAATTTGTGGTCGTTCACGTGATTGACGTGCAAGCCTTTGACTCCATTTTGGTGACCTATCAAAATAACGAGATAGAAGTCAATATTCAAGGCCTTCATGTTGGGCATGGTTACAATCCAAGCGATGATGAGTGGAATTGCCGGGCCGTGCAGTGCCTGAAAAACTTGCTTTTGGACCAAGATGTGGTGGGAAACTTGATGGTTAAGCGAACCGCCCATAACTCATTTGGtgttgcttttcaaaaactggaagTAGAATGTCAGCTCTTCGACGAGAATGTCGCAAGTATGCTCAACGAGTTGGGCGATGGTCTATTTTCCTTGGCTGAAGTTACCAATGCGTTTCATATCCATGACCTTCCCCCTTTGGAGGACTTCAACACAATCAAGGACTccgttttcaaattttcttgcaTCACAA ATGCTATCTTTGTCAAGTTGAAAAAGCATGAGGAAACCTTGAAAAAGATGGAATCTTTGATTGCAAAGGTCGACCGCAAACCAATCGAGAAGTCATCTTTGTCAGAAGGCCTTCTGGTGTTAGCCGA aTATGAATACTCATTGTATCGAGCCTGTGTGAAACATTGGGATGACGACGATATTGTCCAAGTTCTATTCATTGATCACGGGAACGAAAAGTCGTATTGTGTGGGAGACCTGTACGTCTTGCCGGAGCAGTTCATGGATTATGCTCAATTCTGCCATCTAGTTCAATTGAAATGGGTGGAACGGAAGGAAATGACCGACATGGAAATGGTCCGGTCTCTAAAATTGCTGAACGGAACAGATGGTGATTTGAAACTGGCACTTTCCCATATAACCAAAGATGGAATGCCCGTGGTGACCCCCAGATCGAAAGCAAATCGATATCTCATGGcagatttcaaaaacattgtccTTGACGTGGGCCTTAGCATACACAATCGAGCCGAAGACCTCGGTTGTCCATCGGCGAAAGGTGTCATTCAAGGCGTTATTATTCGGGTTTGTGAGGAGGATCCTTCCGTATTCTACCTGGTGCCGGATGAAAATCTCGAATTAGGCATCGAGATCAATCGGAGATTGGCCAAGTTCTACGCATCCCATTCTAGGCCTGACCTTTACGTTCCATCCGAGTCGGAGGTGTTGGCGTACCGCGACGAAGGCAATAATTTCTATCGGGTGATCGCCAAAAATGTGGACGAAGAATCGGTCACATGTTATTTCATCGACTACGGGCTAGAAGAAGAAGTCGAACCTTGTGATCTGTTTCCCCTCATCACGAACGTCGAGGATTATGCCCAATTAGCCCTTATTTGCCGAGTGGTCGAGACATCGGTCCTGAAGCAAATAGCAAGGTCCCAAAGGTATTTGGTGGAGGTTGTCGAAAAAGATTGCAATCATGTGCGGGTTAATGTCTTGGAACATGTACCTTGA
- the LOC131887924 gene encoding 5-oxoprolinase-like: protein MAFQFAIDRGGTFTDVFAKCPNGQIRVMKLLSVDPSNYADAPREGIRRILESELGVPFPAEAPIDPAHIEWIRMGTTVATNALLEKKGEPTALVVTQGFKDLLYIGNQARPKLFDLDIVEPNTLYDDVVEVEARVYLDDPRCQLDKSHMTEKETSTQEKVFVKQELDVDQLRTKLQAVLRRGIKSLAVVLMHSYHFKDHEQQVRTLAEELGFVHISLSSEIMPMIRIVPRGHTASVDAYLTPSIHKYVRGFAAGFKDNLKGVNVTFMQSDGGLTPMGEFNGSRAIISGPAGGVVGYAQTTYQAANQQAVIGFDMGGTSTDVSRYDGAYEHVFETTTAGVTIQAPQLDVNTVAAGGGSRLFFRSGLFVVGPESAGAHPGPVCYRKNGHLAITDANLVLGRILPDYFPKIFGPNENEPLDKEASLTEFQKLTEEINEFRKQAGETKTMTLEEVAIGFIQVANESMCRPIRALTQGKGYDTARHVLACFGGAGGQHACAIARSLGMKQVYVHKYAGILSAYGMALADEVHEAQIPCGKKYHEDNFEFVDTSLDQLQAECVEKIKSQGFEESRIETEVYLHLRYEGTDCALMCMATKPDSGHPKHGNFLDPFFERYQTEFGFTLSNRDVIVDDIRVRGIGKTAFTDEVELSSGADEPKHVHTEKIYFKGGPRDCKVYRLKDLLPSQEIHGPSIIMDDLSTILVEPDCICTITSQGNMKIVMGDGQHARIGTELDTIQLSIFSHRFMSIAEQMGRILQRTSISTNIKERLDFSCALFGPDGGLVSNAPHIPVHLGAMQDTVRHQMKVQAGNLHRGDVILANHPKAGGSHLPDLTIITPVFFSDHKEPVFFVANRGHHADIGGISPGSMPPHSKFLWEEGASFKSFKIVDRGDFQEEALIAKFQEPGKYPGSSGTRCLQDNLSDLRAQIAANQKGIQLVTGLIDGYGLDVVQAYMKHIQDNAEVAVRDMLSAIGKSVKERTGKSALKAVDYMDDGSPINLKVDIDVSEGSATFDFSGSGHQVWGNTNTPRAVTFSALIYSLRCMVGHDIPLNQGCLTPVKVIIPEGSILDPSEDGAVVGGNVLTSQRLVDVILKAFEVCAASQGCCNNITFGDGQFGYYETVAGGAGAGPTWNGRSGVHVHMTNTRLTDPEILERRYPVILEHFSLASGTGGIGQHKGGDGVLRRMLFRKDLTLSILTERRVLSPYGMAGGANGHRGVNLLERKDKTLYLGGKCAIPVESGDVFSLQTPGGGGWGPTEMNDNERGESGGNAKQGPFHQPGQPPSDEERDTTIRFVEKGSLYDYQXGNAKQGPFHQPGHPPSDEERDTTIRFVEKGSLYDYQQTQHSA, encoded by the exons ATGGCTTTCCAATTCGCCATTGACCGCGGCGGTACATTCACGGATGTGTTTGCCAAATGTCCCAACGGCCAGATTCGCGTCATGAAACTGCTGTCCGTGGACCCATCCAATTATGCGGATGCCCCTCGGGAAGGCATCCGACGGATTCTCGAGTCGGAGTTGGGCGTACCCTTTCCCGCCGAGGCGCCCATTGATCCAGCCCATATTGAATGGATCCGAATGGGCACTACCGTGGCTACCAATGCCTTGTTGGAGAAGAAGGGTGAACCCACGGCCTTAGTGGTCACCCAGGGCTTCAAAGATCTGCTCTATATCG GCAACCAAGCCCGACCCAAACTGTTCGATCTCGATATCGTGGAACCCAATACCTTGTATGACGATGTAGTGGAAGTTGAAGCCCGCGTTTACTTGGATGACCCTCGTTGTCAGCTAGATAAGTCTCACAtgacagaaaaagaaacatcGACCCAAGAAAAAGTGTTTGTCAAACAAGAGTTAGACGTGGATCAATTGAGAACCAAGTTGCAAGCCGTGCTCCGCCGGGGTATCAAGAGTCTGGCCGTAGTCTTAATGCACTCTTATCACTTTAAAGACCATGAGCAACAAGTGCGGACACTGGCTGAAGAGTTAGGATTCGTGCACATCTCCCTCTCATCCGAGATTATGCCCATGATTCGAATTGTGCCTCGAGGTCATACGGCTAGTGTGGATGCCTACCTGACACCCTCCATTCATAAGTATGTGCGAGGATTCGCCGCCGGATTCAAGGACAATCTGAAAGGCGTCAATGTCACCTTCATGCAATCAGACGGGGGATTGACCCCCATGGGAGAATTCAATGGGTCCAGAGCCATTATATCGGGGCCGGCGGGAGGAGTGGTGGGATATGCTCAAACGACGTATCAGGCGGCCAATCAACAAGCCGTCATTGGTTTTGACATGGGGGGAACTTCGACGGATGTGAGCCGTTATGATGGCGCCTATGAACACGTGTTTGAAACCACCACGGCAGGGGTAACGATACAAGCCCCTCAACTTGACGTGAATACGGTAGCTGCCGGAGGAGGATCTCGACTCTTTTTTCGCTCGGGCCTTTTCGTCGTGGGACCGGAATCTGCTGGCGCTCATCCTGGACCTGTGTGCTATCGGAAGAATGGCCATTTAGCCATAACTGATGCTAATTTGGTGCTTGGGCGTATTCTCCCCGATTACTTTCCCAAAATATTCGGTCCAAACGAAAACGAACCCCTTGATAAAGAAGCATCATTGACAGAATTTCAGAAGTTGACAGAAGAGATCAACGAATTCAGAAAACAGGCGGGCGAAACCAAGACCATGACGTTAGAGGAGGTTGCGATTGGTTTCATTCAAGTGGCTAATGAGTCAATGTGCCGACCGATTCGCGCTCTTACTCAAGGAAAGGGCTACGATACAGCACGACATGTTTTGGCATGCTTTGGGGGTGCTGGAGGCCAGCATGCTTGCGCCATTGCTCGATCTTTAGGGATGAAGCAAGTCTATGTTCATAAGTATGCAGGGATTCTCAGCGCTTATGGTATGGCCCTGGCTGACGAGGTCCATGAAGCTCAAATCCCTTGTGGGAAGAAGTATCACGAGGAcaactttgaatttgtggATACCTCACTGGATCAATTGCAGGCCGAATGTGTGGAGAAGATAAAATCTCAAGGTTTTGAGGAGTCTCGCATCGAAACCGAAGTTTACCTTCACCTTCGTTATGAAGGTACGGATTGTGCATTGATGTGCATGGCTACGAAACCAGATTCCGGACATCCTAAACACGGAAACTTTTTGGACCCGTTTTTTGAACGTTATCAAACTGAATTTGGATTCACTCTGTCAAATCGTGATGTAATTGTGGATGACATCAGGGTTCGTGGCATTGGGAAAACTGCATTTACCGATGAGGTGGAGTTATCAAGTGGTGCAGACGAGCCTAAGCATGTTCACACTGAAAAGATTTACTTCAAAGGAGGCCCCAGAGATTGCAAGGTATACCGTTTGAAAGACCTTTTACCGAGTCAAGAAATTCATGGCCCTTCCATTATCATGGATGACTTAAGCACTATTTTGGTGGAGCCTGATTGCATTTGTACGATAACTTCCCAAGGGAATATGAAAATCGTAATGGGGGATGGTCAGCATGCGCGAATTGGAACTGAACTGGATACGATTCAATTGTCCATATTTTCTCACCGATTCATGTCCATTGCCGAGCAGATGGGTCGAATCCTACAACGAACATCAATTTCTACCAATATCAAAGAGCGGCTGGATTTCTCGTGCGCATTGTTTGGACCAGACGGTGGTTTGGTATCGAATGCGCCGCACATTCCAGTTCATCTCGGAGCCATGCAGGACACTGTCCGGCATCAAATGAAAGTGCAGGCCGGCAATCTACATCGTGGCGATGTTATACTGGCAAACCATCCCAAAGCTGGAGGATCGCATCTCCCGGATTTGACCATAATAACACCCGTGTTTTTCTCGGACCATAAGGAGCCTGTGTTTTTCGTCGCCAACCGAGGACATCATGCAGATATTGGCGGTATTTCTCCAGGATCCATGcctcctcattcaaaattcctttGGGAGGAAGGGGCAAGCTTTAAAAGTTTTAAGATTGTTGACCGTGGAGACTTTCAAGAGGAGGCTTTGATTGCTAAGTTTCAAGAGCCCGGGAAATACCCGGGAAGCTCGGGCACACGTTGCCTGCAAGATAACCTCTCGGATCTAAGGGCCCAGATTGCGGCGAATCAGAAAGGAATTCAATTAGTGACGGGCCTAATTGATGGCTATGGACTGGACGTTGTACAAGCATACAtgaaacacattcaagatAACGCTGAAGTTGCCGTTCGCGACATGCTCTCCGCCATAGGCAAATCGGTGAAGGAAAGGACAGGGAAAAGCGCGTTAAAAGCTGTCGATTATATGGATGACGGATCTCCGATCAATTTGAAGGTGGACATTGATGTGAGTGAAGGGAGTGCCACTTTTGACTTTTCTGGGTCTGGTCATCAAGTATGGGGTAACACAAACACCCCACGAGCTGTGACCTTCTCCGCCCTGATCTATTCATTAAGGTGCATGGTTGGCCATGACATCCCTCTCAATCAAGGATGCTTGACACCTGTCAAGGTGATCATTCCTGAAGGTTCCATTTTGGACCCCTCTGAAGATGGAGCGGTAGTGGGAGGGAACGTCCTCACCTCTCAACGACTCGTGGATGTGATTTTGAAGGCCTTTGAGGTTTGCGCGGCCAGTCAAGGGTGTTGCAACAACATCACGTTCGGTGATGGACAGTTCGG ATACTACGAGACGGTGGCTGGTGGAGCCGGCGCCGGTCCCACTTGGAATGGACGTTCCGGCGTTCACGTCCACATGACCAATACTAGATTGACAGATCCCGAAATCCTCGAGCGAAGATACCCGGTCATTTTGGAGCATTTCTCTTTGGCCTCTGGCACTGGGGGCATTGGACAACACAAGGGAGGCGATGGTGTGCTTCGACGAATGCTTTTTCGCAAGGATCTGACGTTGTCCATTCTGACAGAACGCCGCGTCCTGAGTCCGTATGGAATGGCAGGCGGAGCAAATGGTCACCGAGGTGTCAATTTGTTGGAGAGGAAAGACAAGACCCTCTATTTGGGGGGGAAATGTGCCATTCCCGTGGAAAGTGGGGATGTGTTTTCTCTACAAACtccaggaggaggagggtggGGGCCGACGgaaatgaatgacaatgaACGAGGCGAAAGCGGTGGAAACGCTAAGCAGGGACCATTTCATCAACCTGGACAGCCGCCGAGTGATGAGGAAAGGGACACAACAATCCGATTTGTAGAAAAAGGAAGTCTCTACGACTATCAACANGGAAACGCTAAGCAGGGACCATTTCATCAACCTGGACATCCGCCGAGTGATGAGGAAAGGGACACAACAATCCGATTTGTAGAAAAAGGAAGTCTCTACGACTATCAACAAACGCAACACTCGGCCTAA